From Acidobacteriota bacterium, one genomic window encodes:
- the lgt gene encoding prolipoprotein diacylglyceryl transferase: protein MFPELIRIGNFPVHTYGVFLALGMMLGLFAASRLGARDGLSRDRMYDLGLWTLIGALLGSKLLMFFVDDHVDIFSLDFLRSGGVYYGGFLGGLFTVVGMSLYYKMPFWKVGDAFAPGVALGQFFGRQGCFSAGCCWGKETHLPWGVHFSEKGHEFTGVPVYGPDGADLYLHPTQLYESFVMLIVFGILVYLHRHKKFDGQVLIAYGIIYGIWRFAVEFLRDDPRGNLLGLNPILGLSTSQIISLLVAIGAVVFMIVRLKRRKTLAIDDAA from the coding sequence TTGTTTCCCGAACTCATCAGAATTGGCAATTTCCCGGTCCATACCTATGGCGTTTTTCTCGCGCTCGGGATGATGCTCGGACTGTTCGCCGCGTCCCGTTTGGGCGCGCGCGACGGACTCTCGCGTGATCGGATGTATGATCTGGGACTCTGGACGCTGATCGGAGCGCTGCTCGGATCGAAATTGCTGATGTTCTTTGTCGACGATCACGTCGATATCTTCTCTCTCGACTTTCTGCGTTCGGGCGGCGTTTATTACGGCGGTTTTCTTGGCGGACTTTTCACCGTCGTCGGGATGTCTCTCTATTACAAAATGCCGTTCTGGAAGGTCGGCGACGCGTTCGCGCCGGGCGTCGCGCTCGGGCAGTTTTTCGGTCGCCAGGGCTGCTTTTCGGCGGGTTGCTGTTGGGGCAAAGAAACGCATCTGCCCTGGGGCGTGCATTTTTCCGAGAAGGGCCATGAGTTTACCGGAGTGCCGGTTTACGGTCCCGATGGGGCTGATTTGTACCTTCATCCGACACAGCTTTACGAGTCGTTCGTGATGCTGATAGTGTTCGGCATTCTGGTCTATCTGCACCGGCACAAGAAGTTTGACGGACAAGTCTTGATAGCTTACGGAATCATCTACGGAATTTGGCGCTTCGCGGTCGAGTTTTTGCGAGACGATCCGCGCGGCAATCTGCTCGGGCTCAACCCGATTCTCGGACTTTCGACATCGCAGATCATCAGTCTTCTTGTCGCGATCGGGGCGGTTGTCTTTATGATTGTGAGATTGAAGCGCCGTAAAACGCTTGCCATTGACGATGCCGCCTAG
- a CDS encoding prolyl oligopeptidase family serine peptidase: MKHFFVIILVALFVVSAFSQKEINIEINGVKRFAIVHEGDAKSKKSPVVFVFHGHGGNARFAERRLNFHDEWNEALVVYMQGIPGVAGITDEAGTKNGWQKNPGELGDRDLKFFDEVLKSLIKDYKVDESRIYAVGHSNGARFVNVLWAERGDKFAAFCSVAAQGGLMIRNAVPRSIWMSIGENDPLVPARGQKLSIPIVQKLLNIDSEKGDTKGEITTYKGISGTELVTEIRDAGHEFPVMSIPKIVEFFKRNVKGGKGEK, encoded by the coding sequence ATGAAACACTTTTTCGTAATTATTTTGGTGGCGCTTTTCGTCGTTTCGGCATTTTCGCAAAAGGAAATCAACATCGAGATCAACGGTGTGAAGCGCTTCGCGATCGTCCACGAAGGCGACGCGAAATCGAAAAAGTCGCCCGTTGTGTTCGTCTTTCACGGTCACGGCGGGAACGCACGATTTGCCGAACGCCGTTTGAACTTTCACGACGAGTGGAATGAGGCGCTCGTTGTTTATATGCAAGGAATTCCGGGCGTCGCCGGAATCACGGATGAGGCCGGTACGAAGAACGGTTGGCAGAAGAATCCGGGCGAACTCGGAGATCGTGACCTGAAATTCTTCGATGAGGTTCTGAAGAGCCTGATCAAGGACTACAAGGTCGACGAAAGCAGGATCTATGCTGTCGGACATTCAAACGGCGCGCGTTTCGTCAATGTTCTTTGGGCCGAGCGAGGCGATAAGTTCGCAGCGTTTTGTTCCGTCGCCGCGCAGGGCGGGTTGATGATCCGCAATGCGGTGCCGCGTTCGATCTGGATGAGCATCGGCGAAAACGACCCGCTCGTCCCGGCAAGAGGCCAGAAACTGTCAATTCCGATCGTCCAGAAATTGCTCAATATCGATTCAGAAAAAGGGGATACCAAAGGCGAAATCACTACTTACAAGGGCATTAGCGGTACCGAATTGGTGACCGAAATCCGCGATGCCGGCCACGAATTTCCGGTAATGTCGATTCCGAAAATCGTCGAGTTTTTCAAACGAAACGTGAAAGGCGGGAAAGGGGAAAAGTGA
- the ileS gene encoding isoleucine--tRNA ligase codes for MELKKTVNLPKTDFAQKANLGQAEPARLAKWSDAKLYDAILKARSGREKFILHDGPPYANADIHIGTALNKILKDFVVKSRSMMGFEAPYVPGYDCHGLPIETHVEKKLADKGKDKKDIPVTTFRRICREHASTAMNNQTRDFKRLGILGEWETPYLTMSNEYESETARLFGKFLERGYVYKGLRPVYWCIHDQTALAEAEVEYRLHTSPSIYVKFPLVTDPAELDPALAGKRVSLVIWTTTPWTIPANLGIAVHPDFEYAAIEHGEEVLIVASDLVGFVIVKCGIGGVDDDGERKMPNVFAKFNGSKMNRMKAKHPWIDRESLIMNGEHVTMGGEADAETELDVSESRNRDETGKAGTGLVHTAPGHGHDDFIIGKEYGLEIYCPVDNAGRFSQEVDGFAGVNIFKANPQIVEHMRTNGSLLFSENYEHRYPHCWRCKKPVIFRATPQWFISMDDAGEKSLRAQAMREIENVKWHPSWGQGRMANMFKGRPDWCVSRQRSWGVPIPVFYCQKCDEPVADPKIVDHVADIFAKETADAWYARPESELLPEGFACPKCNSPDFRKETDILDVWFDSGSSCVAVLETRGETLKFPADVYLEGGDQYRGWFNSSLMCGIAAHDQAPYKQIITHGWVVDGEGKKQSKSVGNVTAPIEIINKSGADVLRLWAAAVDYTEDVRCSDEILQRVTDAYRKFRNTLRYALGNLDGFDPETDIVAFEAMLEIDRWALASFDEAMKKVLAGYACYDFQAVYQTIYNLVTVTLSARYLDIIKDRLYIYAPKSLERRSAQTALYLITHRLCRLLAPVLAFTADEAFENLPKQRLSSVHLAEFPKATEADNSKLLNDWERIFAIRETVLKALEEARTAGDIGSSLMAKVVLTVEKDALMFLMAYFNDLRYIFITSQVEVHEGDAFGVEVQKADGEKCERCWNFSTRVGESERYPTVCERCLSALIEIEKIDIPK; via the coding sequence CTGGAACTTAAGAAAACCGTTAACCTTCCGAAAACCGACTTCGCACAGAAGGCGAATCTCGGCCAGGCCGAACCTGCGCGGCTCGCGAAATGGAGCGATGCCAAACTATACGACGCGATCCTGAAGGCGCGAAGCGGCCGCGAAAAATTCATCCTTCACGACGGACCGCCGTACGCCAACGCCGACATCCATATCGGAACGGCGCTCAACAAGATTCTCAAGGATTTCGTCGTCAAATCGCGCTCGATGATGGGATTTGAAGCTCCGTACGTTCCGGGTTACGACTGCCACGGTCTGCCGATCGAAACGCACGTCGAGAAGAAACTCGCCGACAAGGGCAAGGACAAAAAGGACATTCCGGTCACGACGTTCCGGCGCATCTGCCGCGAGCACGCGTCGACGGCGATGAACAACCAGACGCGCGACTTCAAGCGTCTCGGAATCCTCGGCGAATGGGAAACGCCGTATTTGACGATGTCGAACGAGTACGAATCCGAGACGGCGCGTCTGTTCGGCAAGTTCCTCGAGCGCGGTTACGTCTACAAAGGCCTGCGTCCGGTCTATTGGTGTATTCACGATCAAACGGCGCTCGCCGAAGCCGAGGTCGAGTACAGACTCCACACATCGCCGTCGATCTACGTCAAATTCCCGCTCGTCACCGATCCGGCGGAACTTGATCCGGCCCTTGCTGGCAAACGCGTCTCGCTCGTCATTTGGACGACGACCCCTTGGACGATCCCGGCGAACCTCGGAATCGCGGTCCATCCGGATTTTGAATATGCGGCGATCGAACACGGCGAAGAGGTTCTGATCGTGGCTTCTGATCTTGTCGGATTCGTGATCGTTAAATGCGGCATTGGGGGCGTCGACGACGACGGCGAACGGAAGATGCCGAACGTTTTCGCTAAGTTCAACGGTTCGAAGATGAACCGGATGAAGGCCAAGCATCCGTGGATCGACCGTGAGTCGCTGATAATGAACGGTGAGCACGTGACGATGGGCGGTGAGGCCGATGCCGAGACGGAACTTGACGTTTCGGAGTCACGCAACCGCGACGAAACGGGCAAGGCCGGAACTGGACTCGTGCACACCGCGCCGGGACACGGCCACGACGACTTTATCATTGGCAAAGAATACGGACTCGAGATATATTGCCCGGTCGACAATGCCGGCCGATTTTCGCAGGAAGTCGATGGATTCGCCGGCGTCAATATCTTCAAAGCAAACCCGCAGATCGTCGAGCATATGCGCACGAACGGCTCGTTGCTATTCTCGGAAAACTATGAGCATCGTTATCCGCACTGCTGGCGCTGCAAAAAGCCGGTTATTTTCCGGGCCACGCCGCAGTGGTTCATTTCGATGGACGACGCCGGTGAAAAGTCGCTCCGCGCGCAGGCGATGCGCGAGATCGAAAACGTGAAATGGCATCCTTCGTGGGGCCAAGGCCGGATGGCGAATATGTTCAAAGGCCGTCCAGACTGGTGCGTCTCGCGCCAGCGTTCGTGGGGCGTTCCGATCCCGGTCTTCTATTGCCAGAAATGCGACGAACCGGTTGCCGATCCAAAGATCGTCGATCATGTTGCCGACATCTTCGCGAAGGAAACCGCCGATGCTTGGTACGCGCGTCCCGAATCGGAGCTGTTGCCCGAAGGATTTGCGTGCCCGAAGTGCAACAGTCCTGATTTTCGAAAAGAAACGGACATTCTTGATGTCTGGTTCGACTCGGGATCGAGCTGCGTCGCGGTTCTTGAAACTCGCGGCGAAACACTCAAGTTTCCGGCCGACGTCTATCTCGAAGGCGGCGATCAATATCGCGGATGGTTCAATTCAAGCCTTATGTGCGGGATCGCGGCACACGATCAGGCGCCGTACAAACAGATCATTACGCACGGTTGGGTCGTCGACGGCGAAGGCAAGAAGCAGTCGAAATCGGTCGGCAACGTCACCGCGCCGATCGAGATCATCAACAAATCAGGCGCAGACGTTCTGCGACTCTGGGCCGCGGCCGTCGATTACACCGAGGACGTTCGATGTTCAGATGAAATCTTGCAAAGAGTTACCGACGCTTATCGTAAATTCAGAAACACTCTGCGTTACGCGTTGGGGAATCTCGACGGATTCGATCCGGAAACCGACATCGTCGCGTTTGAGGCGATGCTTGAGATCGACCGTTGGGCATTGGCTAGTTTCGACGAAGCGATGAAGAAAGTGCTCGCCGGTTACGCGTGTTACGACTTTCAAGCCGTCTATCAAACGATCTATAATCTAGTTACGGTGACGCTTTCGGCGCGATATCTCGACATCATCAAGGATCGGCTTTACATTTACGCGCCAAAGTCGCTGGAACGACGTTCGGCGCAGACGGCGCTTTATCTGATCACGCATCGTTTGTGCCGTTTGCTCGCGCCGGTGCTCGCGTTCACCGCCGACGAAGCATTCGAGAATCTGCCGAAGCAGAGACTATCGTCGGTTCATCTGGCGGAATTTCCGAAGGCGACCGAGGCGGATAACTCGAAGCTTCTGAACGATTGGGAACGCATCTTCGCGATTCGCGAGACCGTTCTTAAGGCGCTCGAAGAGGCGCGCACTGCCGGCGACATTGGATCGTCGTTGATGGCCAAGGTAGTTTTGACGGTCGAGAAGGATGCGTTGATGTTCCTGATGGCCTATTTCAATGACCTGCGCTACATCTTTATCACTTCGCAGGTCGAGGTGCACGAGGGCGACGCGTTCGGCGTCGAGGTCCAAAAGGCCGATGGCGAAAAATGCGAACGCTGCTGGAATTTCTCGACCCGCGTCGGCGAATCGGAGCGTTACCCGACAGTTTGCGAACGCTGTCTGTCGGCACTTATCGAGATTGAGAAAATTGATATTCCGAAATAG
- a CDS encoding type II toxin-antitoxin system Phd/YefM family antitoxin, translating to MTIKFSEDVIPLSDLKINPGRVVNQVRETHRPILVTSRGRGIAVMQDLDEYEKNQEELVFVRAIAQGLVEIKEGNSVSLSEAKKRLGVE from the coding sequence ATGACGATCAAATTTTCTGAAGATGTAATTCCGCTTTCCGACCTGAAGATCAATCCCGGTCGCGTCGTGAATCAGGTCAGAGAAACTCACCGACCCATCCTGGTGACGAGCCGCGGCCGGGGCATTGCCGTTATGCAAGACCTCGATGAATATGAAAAGAACCAGGAAGAACTGGTTTTTGTTCGGGCCATTGCGCAAGGTCTTGTGGAAATCAAAGAGGGCAATTCGGTGTCGTTATCCGAGGCCAAAAAACGCCTTGGCGTCGAATAA
- the lspA gene encoding signal peptidase II — protein MNKKDFFWKLGYLAASAAVFMIDQTTKAWAQSRLRLQEDVPVIPGLLNFAYAENTGVAFSMFDDHGSTGRWALSAVAFIAATLVLYFFWKTPRSDDRVLGSLALLLAGIVGNVTDRSRLGYVVDFIDVHIGGWHYPTFNVADAAIVAGAALLIIDMFLTRKEEKN, from the coding sequence GTGAACAAGAAAGATTTCTTTTGGAAGCTCGGGTATCTCGCGGCTTCGGCGGCGGTCTTTATGATCGACCAGACGACCAAGGCGTGGGCGCAGAGCCGTTTGCGTTTGCAGGAGGATGTCCCGGTGATTCCGGGGCTTCTCAACTTTGCCTACGCGGAAAATACGGGCGTTGCATTCTCGATGTTCGACGATCACGGGAGCACCGGGCGTTGGGCGCTCTCGGCCGTCGCGTTCATCGCGGCGACGCTTGTTCTCTACTTCTTCTGGAAGACGCCGCGTTCGGATGATCGCGTTCTCGGAAGTCTCGCGTTGCTTCTTGCCGGCATCGTCGGCAATGTTACCGATCGCTCGCGACTCGGATACGTGGTGGATTTTATCGACGTCCACATCGGCGGTTGGCATTACCCGACGTTCAACGTCGCCGATGCGGCGATCGTCGCTGGTGCGGCTTTGCTGATCATCGATATGTTCCTAACAAGAAAAGAGGAGAAGAACTGA
- a CDS encoding type II toxin-antitoxin system RelE/ParE family toxin, giving the protein MKISLSNSAVNDLENVIEYYTAEGVPGVGQKFVREIIGHIQVLSDHPELGRIVPEFQLSYIREIIHAPFRVVYLREQFAITVVRVWRSERLLVLPDEK; this is encoded by the coding sequence ATGAAGATTAGCCTTTCTAATTCGGCCGTCAATGACTTGGAGAATGTCATTGAATACTACACGGCTGAAGGAGTTCCCGGCGTTGGTCAAAAGTTCGTCAGGGAAATCATCGGACACATCCAGGTTCTATCTGATCATCCCGAACTGGGTCGAATTGTTCCCGAGTTCCAATTGTCCTACATTCGGGAAATCATTCACGCGCCGTTCAGAGTGGTTTATTTGCGCGAGCAATTCGCAATCACGGTAGTTCGAGTTTGGCGAAGCGAGCGGTTGCTCGTCCTGCCTGACGAGAAGTAA
- a CDS encoding phosphomannomutase/phosphoglucomutase codes for MNTNIFREYDIRGIVGEHLTDETVATLGRAIGTFFNRNGARRIAVGFDARVSSPRFCDLLTKGFNQTGCDVVLIGRVPTPVLYHSVFTRGMDGGVMITGSHNPPDHNGFKICLGKQTLFGTQIQEIKGIALSGKFAEGTGTVEEIEVLGDYCDDIFSKIELGNRKLKAVVDGGNGMGGVTAVPIYERLGVELVKLFTEPDSNFPNHHPDPTVTENLQDCIAGVRESGADIGLAFDGDGDRIGVIDENGRIIWGDELMVLLSREVLKTNPGATIIAEVKCSQNLFDDIAAHGGNPIMGKAGHSIIKAKMKETGAALAGEMSGHIFFADRFYGFDDATYAGARVLEILSKTDLKLSELLGDLPETFSTPELRVECSDETKFDVVARIADEFAKTNEVITIDGARIIFEHGWGLVRASNTQAILVLRFEADSEEELGRIRSKVEARVSASIAAGSRGTD; via the coding sequence ATGAATACGAACATCTTCAGAGAGTACGACATCCGCGGCATTGTCGGAGAGCATTTGACGGACGAGACCGTCGCGACGCTTGGCCGCGCGATCGGGACGTTTTTTAATCGGAACGGCGCACGCCGGATTGCGGTCGGCTTTGACGCGCGTGTCAGTTCGCCCCGGTTTTGCGATCTTCTGACCAAAGGTTTCAACCAAACTGGCTGCGACGTTGTCCTGATCGGTCGCGTTCCGACGCCGGTCTTGTATCACTCCGTTTTCACGCGCGGAATGGACGGCGGCGTGATGATCACGGGTTCGCACAACCCGCCCGATCATAATGGGTTCAAGATCTGCCTCGGAAAGCAGACTCTGTTCGGGACGCAAATTCAGGAAATAAAGGGGATCGCGTTATCCGGGAAATTCGCTGAAGGAACGGGAACGGTCGAAGAGATCGAAGTTCTGGGGGATTACTGCGACGACATCTTTTCGAAGATCGAACTCGGCAACCGCAAGCTGAAAGCGGTTGTCGACGGCGGAAACGGAATGGGCGGCGTGACGGCGGTGCCGATCTACGAACGGCTCGGCGTCGAATTGGTCAAGCTTTTTACGGAGCCCGACAGCAACTTCCCGAATCATCATCCGGACCCGACCGTCACGGAAAATCTTCAGGATTGCATCGCCGGCGTTCGTGAATCAGGCGCCGACATCGGACTTGCGTTCGACGGCGACGGTGACCGAATCGGCGTCATCGACGAGAACGGACGGATCATTTGGGGGGACGAACTGATGGTTTTGCTGTCGCGCGAGGTCCTGAAAACGAACCCCGGCGCGACGATCATCGCCGAGGTGAAGTGTTCGCAGAATCTCTTCGACGACATCGCCGCGCACGGCGGAAATCCGATTATGGGAAAGGCGGGGCATTCGATCATCAAGGCAAAAATGAAAGAGACCGGCGCCGCGCTCGCGGGCGAAATGAGCGGTCATATCTTTTTCGCCGACAGGTTTTACGGATTCGACGACGCGACCTACGCCGGCGCGCGGGTGCTTGAGATCTTGTCGAAAACCGATCTCAAGCTATCGGAGTTGCTCGGCGATCTGCCCGAAACGTTTTCGACACCGGAACTTCGCGTCGAGTGTTCCGACGAGACGAAATTCGACGTCGTTGCGCGCATCGCCGACGAATTTGCGAAGACAAACGAAGTCATCACGATCGACGGCGCCCGCATCATCTTCGAACACGGCTGGGGACTTGTCCGGGCGTCGAACACACAGGCGATCCTTGTACTGAGATTCGAGGCGGATTCGGAAGAAGAGTTGGGTCGGATCAGATCGAAAGTCGAAGCACGGGTAAGCGCTTCGATAGCGGCCGGTTCGCGCGGAACTGATTGA
- a CDS encoding SLC26A/SulP transporter family protein, with protein MTTETSAATTSGFHFINDVWGGLASMLVALPSSIAFGVLVFSAISPEMAGQGALVGMIGAAALGLVAPFAGGTPALITAPCAPAAAVLSGLAITLAAGQVQIERIPGLLALTALLSAFFQALYGLLKGGQLIKYIPYPVVSGYLSGVGLIIALGQLPKLLGLPSETGLLHGLQSPGLWKWPGVIVGIVTIIVMLSAGRLTKTIPAAILALVSGVACYLILGLFDRSLLTIESNPLVIGPIRSSTPFLQNVGDRFGSLLTIQLDDLKLVIYSALALSVLLSIDTLKTGVVLGALTRTRHNSNRELFGQGVANLASFVAGGMPGAGTMGPTLVNVTSGGRKSRSGFIEGVFVVLAILFLSPLIAWVPIGALAGILLVVAFRMFDWQAFGLLKNAETRLDFVVIAAVVIVAETVGLISASATGIGLAILLFIRDQIRGSVLRRRATLKEISSKTSRLQSERAILDENGEDAAVYELQGNLFFGTTDNLFTELEPDLKVRKWVLLDMRRVQSMDYTAAHLFEQIHERLQECGGGLLFSGMPSSLSSRQDLHRYMQKVGLIGEEGGEIRIFEIRDDALDWMETRILESAGWTRKEETSALDLDQIELFRGCDDDVLGKLRECIYERTVRAGENVFLHGDEGDEIFLLRRGVVRILLPLKGGKLHHLATFGRGDFFGEMAFLDRGKRSADAEAKTDCELYVLSREEFDKHALKDAVLGVRVFERVARAISLHLRHTDTEVRALEDR; from the coding sequence ATGACAACCGAAACATCTGCCGCAACAACCTCCGGTTTTCACTTTATCAATGATGTCTGGGGCGGGCTGGCATCAATGCTCGTTGCGTTGCCCTCGTCCATCGCATTCGGTGTTCTCGTGTTCTCGGCGATCTCGCCGGAAATGGCCGGCCAAGGTGCGCTTGTCGGAATGATCGGCGCGGCGGCACTGGGCTTGGTGGCCCCTTTTGCCGGCGGAACGCCGGCTCTGATCACGGCACCCTGCGCGCCTGCCGCCGCGGTCTTGTCCGGTCTTGCTATCACGCTTGCCGCTGGGCAGGTCCAAATAGAACGAATTCCGGGACTGCTTGCGCTGACGGCACTGCTTTCAGCGTTCTTTCAGGCGCTTTACGGTTTGCTGAAGGGCGGCCAGCTGATCAAGTACATTCCGTACCCGGTCGTCAGCGGTTATCTTTCGGGTGTCGGCCTGATAATCGCGCTCGGGCAATTGCCCAAACTGCTCGGCTTGCCGTCCGAAACGGGCCTTTTGCACGGGCTGCAATCTCCGGGCTTGTGGAAATGGCCGGGCGTGATCGTCGGCATCGTTACCATTATCGTGATGCTCTCCGCGGGACGGTTAACAAAGACAATTCCGGCCGCGATCCTCGCACTCGTTTCGGGCGTTGCTTGTTACCTGATACTGGGACTGTTCGATCGTTCCTTATTGACGATTGAAAGCAACCCGCTGGTAATCGGGCCGATTCGATCCAGTACACCATTCCTGCAAAACGTCGGCGACCGTTTCGGATCCCTGCTGACGATTCAATTGGATGATCTGAAACTCGTCATATATTCCGCGTTGGCGCTGTCGGTACTGCTGTCTATCGATACGCTCAAAACCGGTGTGGTGCTTGGCGCGCTTACCAGAACCCGACACAACTCCAACCGCGAGTTGTTCGGGCAGGGCGTGGCCAACCTTGCTTCCTTCGTTGCGGGCGGTATGCCCGGCGCCGGTACGATGGGCCCGACCCTCGTGAACGTGACGAGCGGCGGCCGGAAGAGTCGATCCGGTTTCATTGAAGGGGTCTTTGTGGTCCTCGCCATCCTTTTCTTGTCACCGTTGATCGCGTGGGTACCGATCGGCGCGCTCGCCGGGATTCTGTTGGTAGTTGCATTTCGGATGTTTGACTGGCAGGCGTTCGGATTGCTGAAAAACGCCGAAACGCGTCTCGACTTCGTCGTTATCGCCGCTGTCGTTATCGTTGCGGAAACCGTCGGCCTGATCTCGGCATCAGCAACGGGCATCGGTCTTGCGATCCTGCTGTTTATCCGCGACCAGATTCGCGGTTCGGTCTTGCGGAGACGGGCTACGCTCAAAGAGATCTCGTCCAAAACTTCCCGCCTTCAATCGGAACGGGCGATTCTTGATGAAAACGGCGAAGATGCCGCTGTCTACGAATTGCAGGGGAACCTCTTTTTCGGTACGACCGACAATCTGTTTACGGAGTTGGAACCGGACCTGAAGGTTCGAAAGTGGGTGCTGCTCGATATGCGCCGGGTACAGTCGATGGACTACACCGCCGCGCATCTTTTTGAACAGATACACGAACGGCTGCAAGAATGCGGCGGCGGACTACTTTTCAGTGGCATGCCGTCCAGCCTGTCCAGTCGCCAGGATCTTCATCGTTATATGCAGAAGGTGGGTCTGATCGGTGAGGAGGGCGGAGAAATCCGGATTTTTGAAATTCGGGACGATGCGCTGGACTGGATGGAAACACGGATTCTCGAGTCTGCGGGCTGGACGCGGAAAGAAGAAACGAGTGCGCTGGACCTTGACCAGATCGAACTTTTCCGTGGTTGCGATGACGATGTCCTCGGCAAGTTACGCGAATGCATCTACGAACGGACGGTGCGCGCCGGAGAGAACGTGTTTCTTCACGGTGATGAAGGTGATGAGATCTTTCTGCTTCGCCGTGGCGTGGTTCGGATTCTTCTGCCGCTCAAAGGCGGCAAACTCCACCATCTGGCCACCTTCGGCAGGGGCGACTTTTTTGGCGAAATGGCGTTTCTGGATCGCGGCAAACGGTCTGCAGATGCGGAAGCGAAAACGGATTGTGAACTCTACGTACTTTCGAGGGAAGAGTTCGATAAACACGCATTGAAGGATGCTGTTCTTGGCGTGCGCGTGTTCGAACGCGTCGCGCGTGCCATTTCATTGCATCTCCGCCACACCGACACCGAGGTCCGCGCGCTTGAGGATCGGTAA
- a CDS encoding RluA family pseudouridine synthase produces the protein MKDDNTTLLFAARPEDAGKRLDAFLAENVEGWSRSRLQKLITDGDCLVNEKIAKASLKLRGNEEVEIELTELPADIFEPEEIPLNVVYEDEHLAVVNKPSGMVVHPGTGISSGTLANALAYHFGIGSLSQDSELSEQSKIQNIKSKIGIVHRLDKDTSGLMVVAKSEEILDKLGEQFRERNVFKSYVALVHGEPEVDFGEIEAPIAREKHNRTKMAVRAHGRYALSLWKVKKRFAKFTLVAVEIKTGRTHQIRVHMANINHPIVGDETYNAGRDRTVHDLTIRKAIADLGRFFLHAEKLSFTHPVSGERLNFTASLPPELVDFLETLR, from the coding sequence GTGAAAGACGACAATACGACATTACTCTTTGCCGCCCGACCCGAAGATGCCGGAAAGCGGCTCGATGCTTTTCTCGCGGAAAACGTCGAGGGCTGGTCGCGTTCGCGGCTCCAAAAACTCATCACCGACGGCGACTGCCTCGTCAATGAAAAGATCGCCAAAGCGTCGCTCAAACTCCGTGGAAACGAAGAGGTCGAGATCGAACTGACCGAACTTCCGGCGGATATCTTTGAGCCGGAAGAGATACCTCTAAACGTTGTTTACGAGGACGAACATCTCGCCGTGGTAAATAAACCGTCCGGAATGGTCGTCCATCCGGGCACCGGAATCTCTTCGGGCACACTCGCGAACGCTCTCGCCTACCATTTCGGAATCGGCAGTTTGAGCCAAGACTCAGAGCTTAGTGAACAATCCAAGATCCAAAACATAAAATCCAAGATCGGAATCGTCCACCGCCTCGACAAAGACACTTCGGGCCTGATGGTCGTCGCAAAATCGGAAGAGATTCTGGACAAGCTCGGTGAGCAGTTTCGCGAACGGAACGTTTTCAAGTCTTACGTCGCGCTCGTTCACGGTGAACCCGAAGTTGATTTTGGAGAGATCGAGGCACCGATCGCCAGGGAAAAGCACAACCGCACGAAAATGGCGGTTCGCGCGCACGGCCGGTACGCGCTGTCACTTTGGAAGGTCAAAAAGCGCTTTGCGAAGTTCACGCTCGTCGCCGTCGAGATCAAAACCGGCCGCACGCATCAGATCCGCGTTCATATGGCGAATATCAATCATCCGATCGTCGGCGACGAGACCTACAACGCGGGGCGCGACAGGACGGTTCACGATCTGACGATACGCAAGGCGATCGCGGACCTCGGACGGTTTTTCCTGCACGCCGAAAAGCTGTCATTTACGCATCCCGTTTCCGGCGAACGCCTTAATTTCACGGCATCGCTGCCGCCCGAGCTGGTCGATTTCCTCGAGACTCTACGCTGA